From one Sparus aurata chromosome 16, fSpaAur1.1, whole genome shotgun sequence genomic stretch:
- the oip5 gene encoding protein Mis18-beta has product MEFDGSILTKCTGDEKVAEKAEPKLQQMTLHCQQCNTVLGDSHGVCGEIKCMDSIMCLKVNNDVVISDAKELRHKGEMANCIYSSLKCRSCGSAVGKVIHSAPPHLAMVRSIFLLNKANISCYILNSSSMVAASSLSFDKKDLRDIINEVKQQFEEKLDQMTRVKNGLADRSGTSTSDK; this is encoded by the exons ATGGAATTTGATGGGAGCATCTTGACCAAATGTACCGGTGATGAAAAGGTGGCCGAAAAGGCAGAACCCAAGCTGCAGCAGATGACTCTCCACTGTCAGCAGTGCAACACTGTGCTGGGGGACTCTCACGGCGTCTGTGGGGAGATTAAATGTATGGACTCTATCATGTGTCTAA AAGTAAACAATGATGTGGTCATCAGTGATGCAAAGGAGTTAAGACACAAAGGGGAAATGGCTAATtg CATCTACAGTTCTCTGAAGTGTCGCAGCTGCGGCTCTGCTGTGGGGAAAGTCATTCACTCAGCCCCGCCGCATTTGGCCATGGTTCGCTCCATCTTTCTCCTCAACAAAGCAAACATCAGCTG TTACATCCTCAACAGCAGCTCAATGGTGGCAGCATCCAGCCTTTCATTTGATAAGAAggacctcagagacatcattaATGAG GTGAAACAGCAGTTTGAAGAGAAGTTGGATCAGATGACGCGCGTTAAGAACGGACTGGCTGACAGGAGTGGTACGAGTACATCTGAcaagtag
- the nusap1 gene encoding nucleolar and spindle-associated protein 1, which translates to MDMDSMKYAELRSLAKELGLKANMKAEKLLKAIKQHYEHEKNKEGEGQGEEKDATALQKEENSSMDSTQENKDSSCDEDISSPTVFVNTRRGRGNGTKRKIPDPEPVAECDANLPPSTAEADSTVAASTGARGAKKRKVSFTKDSDKSKAEATYSEQQQPETQDEAPVQGDAVKATKVARAGRIPRYQGLQMNKPVLKPVTPNFKKLHEAHFKKMESIDSYVQRKTKQMDTYRSSVKEPKQLSDKTKPLQAHGKTQVKATRVSMFSPIAVNKGAAEDKRRHTLLSASKAPPKKPAGKEEALFRPTVLSTRRINVRFSEATHDNEYKRSMVKTPARMSPCLTSSTPQKQAADGGKPNNVRTSTFSATKTPGTFVFTGNTSISKTPGTQKKANFDLKASLSRPLTYKPHAGKLKPFEEPKENTAGNKSLISNSHQKNYKKHQVQTREDRRAKHTEGRKQKKENALGARRGLVMM; encoded by the exons ATGGATATGGACTCCATGAAATATGCGGAGTTGCGAAGCCTCGCCAAGGAGCTCGGACTTAAAGCCAACATGAAG GCCGAAAAACTTCTGAAAGCGATCAAGCAGCATTATGAACACGAAAAGAACAAGGAGGGAGAAGGGCAG ggagaagagaaagatgccACTGCTCTCCAGAAAGAGGAAAATTCATCCATGGACAGTACTCAGGAAAATAAAGACTCATCTTGCGATGAAGACATTTCCAGCCCCActgtgtttgtgaacacacGTCGAGGCAGAGGAAACGGTACCAAGAGAAAGATCCCTGATCCTGAACCAGTGGCCGAGTGTGATGCCAATTTGCCTCCAAGTACTGCAGAG GCTGACTCCACGGTGGCTGCATCTACTGGTGCCAGGGGTGCCAAGAAGAGAAAAGTGTCCTTTACAAAGGATTCTGACAAAAGTAAAGCTGAGGCCACttacagtgagcagcagcagcctgaaaCTCAGGATGAAGCACCTGTGCAGGGTGATGCAG TAAAAGCAACAAAAGTGGCCAGAGCTGGTAGAATCCCTCGTTACCAAGGGCTACAGATGAACAAGCCGGTGTTGAAGCCCGTCACTCCCA ACTTCAAGAAACTCCACgaggcacattttaaaaagatggAGTCAATTGACTCCTATGTCCAGCGAAAGACCAAGCAGATGGACACTTACAGAAGTTCAGTTAAAGAACCGAAG caACTTTCTGACAAAACTAAACCGTTGCAAGCTCATGGCAAGACTCAAGTG AAAGCAACTCGTGTGTCCATGTTCAGCCCCATCGCGGTTAACAAGGGGGCAGCTGAGGACAAACGTAGACACACTTTGCTCTCGGCCAGTAAAGCTCCTCCAAAGAAACCTGCTGGGAAGGAAGAGGCTCTGTTCAGACCAACTGTCCTTTCCACTCGCAGGATCAATGTCCG GTTCTCAGAAGCCACTCATGACAATGAGTACAAGAGGTCCATGGTGAAGACGCCAGCACGTATGTCGCCCTGTTTGACCTCGAGCACCCCACAAAAACAGGCGGCTGATGGAGGAAAGCCCAACAATGTCAGGACTTCTACTTTCTCTGCCACAAAAACTCCAG GAACATTCGTTTTCACCGGAAACACAAGTATCTCAAAAACCCCTGGAACACAAAAGAAGGCAAACTTTGATCTGAAGGCGAGTCTCTCTCGTCCGCTCACCTACAAGCCTCATGCAG GTAAGCTGAAGCCGTTTGAGgagcccaaagaaaacacagcaggaaacAAGTCGCTGATCTCAAACTCGCATcagaaaaattacaaaaagcACCAAGTCCAGACACG GGAGGACAGACGAGCAAAACACACGGAAGGCCGGAAGCAAAAAAAGGAGAATGCGCTCGGGGCAAGAAGAGGCCTCGTCATGATGTAG
- the ndufaf1 gene encoding complex I intermediate-associated protein 30, mitochondrial, which yields MSLPKITRLPPARLLGSIQHHCQQLLLPSITPLTVPRRAIIQSEYRRPGKPKEDKLPWQKINFSLSKGLDGIKKNFALLKKEFSDRWVGPEGKPLREHMLEQTRVIWEFRGPENLEQWVVSSDSEIGGQSEAYLKLSKNNNTLFLYGTLNSTPPRDGETRYSGYCTMRSKQSLASFDRKKYYDWTNFNTLHLRVRGDGRPWMINIGTETYYSHMKDDIYSYFLYTRGGPYWQDVKIPFSKFFLTHRGRIQDEQHPVWLDKINTIGFTLGDKADGPFQLEIDFIGVSKDYAHTEEFAYEQFKRNPEV from the exons ATGTCCCTGCCAAAGATCACACGTCTCCCCCCGGCGAGGCTACTGGGCTCCATCCAGCACCACTGCCAGCAGCTGCTCCTCCCCTCCATCACTCCTCTCACTGTACCCAGAAGAGCTATTATTCAGAGTGAATACAGACGACCCGGCAAGCCCAAAGAAGACAAGCTTCCATGGCAGAAGATCAACTTCAGCCTCTCAAAGGGTTTGGACGGGATAAAGAAGAACTTTGCGCTGTTGAAAAAGGAGTTTTCTGACCGCTGGGTTGGTCCAGAAGGCAAACCCCTCAGAGAGCACATGTTGGAGCAGACCAGAGTGATATGGGAGTTCAGAGGTCCAGAGAACCTGGAGCAGTGGGTGGTGTCCTCAGACAGTGAGATCGGAGGACAAAGTGAAGCTTACTTGAAGCTtagcaaaaacaacaatacGCTTTTTCTGTACGGGACTCTGAACTCTACTCCTCCAAGAGATGGAGAAACGCGCTACAGTGGCTACTGCACCATGCGCTCAAAGCAATCACTG GCTTCCTTTGATAGAAAAAAGTACTACGATTGGACCAATTTTAACACCCTGCATTTGCGTGTGCGTGGCGATGGCCGTCCCTGGATGATCAACATCGGAACAGAAACGTACTACTCTCACATGAAAGATGACATATACTCGTATTTCCTGTACACCAGGGGAGGACCCTACTGGCAGGACGTCAAG ATACCTTTCTCCAAGTTCTTCCTTACACACCGTGGGAGGATACAAGATGAACAGCATCCTGTCTGGCTGGACAAG ATAAACACCATTGGATTTACTTTGGGAGACAAAGCCGACGGTCCATTCCAGCTGGAGATTGATTTCATTGGCGTCTCCAAAGACTATGCACACACTGAGGAGTTTGCTTATGAGCAGTTCAAGAGGAATCCCGAAGTCTGA
- the rtf1 gene encoding RNA polymerase-associated protein RTF1 homolog: MVNVKKRKGRVVIDSDSEDSASDDNLDQELLSLAKRKRVDSGEQEEPVSKPAASTDSETSDSDDEWTVGGTKGKKKVKQGKGSEKKNATKKKVNKATASGSSDGDSSAESSAPEEGEVSDSESNSSSSSSDSDSSEDEVFRDGYDDDLMGDAEDRARLEQMTEKEREQELFNRIEKREVLKRRFEIKKKLKTAKKKEKEEKKKKQEEEQEKRKLSQVQDTQVVMSHNKERRSKRDEKLDKKSQAMEELKAEREKKKNKTAELLAKRQPLKTSEVYSDDEEEEEEDDDKSSVKSDRSSRSSSYDDDEKEETPPKSQPVSLPDELNRVRLSRHKLERWCHMPFFAKTVTGCFVRIGIGNNSSKPVYRVAEIVDVVETAKVYQLGSTRTNKGLQLRHGGDTRVFRLEFVSNQEFTESEFMKWKEAMIVAGMQVPTLDEITKKEQSIKEALNYKFNDKDIEDIVKEKDRFRKAPPNYAMKKTQLLKDKAMAEESGDGDKAKVIQDELNELEERAEALDRQRTKNISAISYINQRNRSWNIVESEKALVAEGQNAKNQQMDPFTRRQCKPTMVSNARDPSVHAAILAHLNQKYGSGSQGDPSGGDKNKLGQPNPKDKDVPKPTTDLSEDLFKVHDFDVKIDLQVPNAEAKSLSVSSNALPVKDGAPRRSLNLEDYKKRRGLI, translated from the exons ATGGTGAATGTAAAGAAACGGAAAGGTCGGGTCGTAATTGACTCTGACTCCGAAGACAGTGCTAGTGACGATAATTTAGATCAG GAGCTCTTGTCCTTGGCGAAGAGGAAGAGGGTCGATTCAGGTGAGCAGGAAGAGCCAGTCAGCAAACCTGCAGCTTCTACAGACTCTGAGACATCCGATAGTGATGATGAG TGGACTGTGGGTGGCACCAAAGGCAAAAAGAAGGTTAAGCAAGGGAAAGGGTCTGAGAAGAAGAACGCCACAAAGAAGAAGGTTAATAAAGCAACGGCGTCTGGCAGCTCAGATGGAGACAGCTCAGCAGAGAGCAGCGCACCGGAGGAGG GTGAGGTGTCTGATTCAGAGAGCAACAGCTCATCCTCCAGCTCCGACTCAGACTCCTCCGAGGACGAGGTGTTCAGGGATGGTTACGATGATGACTTGATGGGAGATGCGGAGGACAGAGCTCGGCTGGAGCAgatgacagagaaggagagagagcaagagtTGTTCAACAGAATTGAGAAGAGAGAGGTGCTGAAGAGACG tttTGAAATTAAGAAGAAGCTGAAGACGgcgaagaagaaggagaaagaggagaagaaaaagaagcaggaggaagagcaggaaaaACGGAAGTTATCTCAGGTTCAAGACACACAAGTG GTCATGTCACACAACAAGGAGCGACGATCCAAGCGTGACGAAAAACTTGACAAAAAGTCCCAGGCCATGGAAGAACTCAAAGCTGAAcgtgaaaagaagaaaaacaaaacag CGGAGCTTCTGGCCAAACGCCAGCCTCTGAAGACAAGCGAGGTTTACTCTgacgatgaggaggaagaggaggaagatgatgacaAGTCGTCAGTCAAAAGTGACCGGAGTTCGCGTTCGTCATCTTATGATGATGACGA aaaagaagaaactcCACCAAAGTCGCAGCCTGTTTCACTACCAGATGAGCTCAACAGGGTCCGCCTGTCCAGACACAAGCTGGAGCGCTGGTGCCACATGCCCTTCTTTGCTAAAACTGTGACCGGCTGCTTTGTGAGGATAGGGATTGGAAACAACAGCAGTAAACCAGTTTACAGG GTTGCTGAAATTGTGGATGTCGTAGAGACGGCAAAGGTTTACCAACTCGGATCAACACGAACAAACAAGGGATTACAGTTAAG GCATGGCGGTGACACGCGGGTATTCAGGCTTGAGTTTGTATCAAATCAGGAGTTTACAGAAAGCGAGTTCATGAAGTGGAAAGAAGCG ATGATCGTTGCTGGAATGCAGGTACCGACTCTTGACGAAATCACCAAAAAGGAGCAGTCGATCAAAGAAGCCCTGAACTACAAGTTCAATGACAAAGACATAGAGGAT ATTGTTAAAGAGAAGGACCGATTCCGAAAAGCCCCTCCGAATTATGCCATGAAGAAAACGCAGCTACTCAAAGATAAG GCCATGGCAGAGGAGAGTGGAGACGGTGATAAAGCGAAAGTGATCCAGGATGAGCTGAACGAGCTTGAGGAGAGGGCAGAAGCACTTGACAGACAGAGGACCAAGAACATCTCTGCCATCAG cTACATCAATCAGAGGAACAGAAGCTGGAACATTGTTGAGTCTGAGAAAGCTCTTGTG GCTGAAGGACAAAATGCCAAAAACCAGCAAATGGATCCTTTCACACGAAGACAGTGTAAACCCACCATGGTGTCTAAT GCCAGAGACCCGTCAGTCCACGCAGCTATTCTTGCTCACTTGAACCAGAAGTACGGCTCTGGGTCACAAGGAGATCCTTCTGGTGGAGACAAGAACAAACTG GGTCAACCAAACCCAAAAGACAAAGATGTTCCCAAGCCAACCACTGACCTCTCAGAGGACTTGTTCAAAGTCCACGATTTTGACGTTAAGATTGACCTACAGGTTCCCAATGCAG AGGCAAAATCTCTGTCCGTGAGCTCCAACGCGCTGCCGGTGAAGGACGGCGCCCCCCGCAGGTCCCTAAACCTGGAGGACTACAAGAAGCGGAGGGGGCTGATCTGA
- the chp1 gene encoding calcineurin B homologous protein 1 yields the protein MGSRASTLLREEEIEEIKKETGFSHSQITRLYSRFTSLDKGENGTLSREDFQRIPELAINPLGDRIINAFFPEGEDQVNFRGFMRTLAHFRPIEDNEKNKNAAASEPLNSRTNKLLFAFRLYDLDRDDKISRDELLQVLRMMVGVNISDEQLGSIADRTIQEADTNGDNSISFNEFIKVLEKVDVEQKMSIRFLH from the exons ATGGGATCCAGAGCGTCCACGTTACTCCGAGAAGAGGAAATCGAAGAAATTAAGAAGGAGACCGGGT TCTCCCACAGTCAGATCACCCGCCTGTACAGCCGCTTCACCAGCCTGGATAAAGGTGAAAACGGCACCCTCAG TCGAGAAGATTTCCAGAGGATCCCGGAGTTGGCCATCAATCCGCTGGGAGACAGAATCATCAATGCGTTCTTTCCTGAGGG AGAGGACCAGGTAAACTTCAGGGGCTTCATGCGGACCTTGGCTCACTTCAGGCCAATCGAGGACAATGAAAAGAACAAGAACGCAGCTGCCAGCGAGCCACTCAACAGCAGGACAAACAAGCTGCTCT TTGCTTTCCGTCTGTATGACCTGGACAGAGATGACAAAATCTCCCGGGatgagctgctgcag GTCTTACGGATGATGGTTGGTGTAAACATTTCCGACGAACAGCTTGGCAGCATTGCTGATAGGACCATACAGGAAGCTGACACAAATGGAGATAACTCAATTTCCTTCAATGAATTCATCAAG GTGTTAGAGAAGGTGGATGTGGAACAGAAGATGAGCATCCGGTTCCTGCACTAA